The proteins below are encoded in one region of Thermococcus peptonophilus:
- the wtpC gene encoding tungstate ABC transporter ATP-binding protein WtpC — MLEVREISKDYREFHLRDITFSVKRGEHFIILGPSGAGKTVLLEVIAGIIAPDSGKIFLNGEDITGLPPEKRGLAYIPQNYALFPNMSVFDNIAFGLKVRKVPKAEIEWKVKELSEVLGISHLLGRKPKTLSGGEQQRVAIARALAVEPELLLLDEPFANLDVQTRGRLINEMKRWKKELGFTALHVTHSFEEAVGLGDRVGVMLNGRLVQVGAVREVFSRPVSEEVARFLGFENIIEGLAEGRILRANGLMIELPAEASGKIRVGIRPEDIVLSDEPLRSSMRNTFRAEVVGLEELGLLVRVRLKAGGVELSAFVTRSSVLELGLDAGKNVWVGFKASAVHVF, encoded by the coding sequence ATGCTGGAAGTTAGGGAGATTTCCAAGGACTACCGCGAGTTTCATCTTCGAGACATAACTTTTTCAGTCAAACGGGGCGAGCATTTCATAATCCTCGGACCGAGCGGCGCCGGAAAGACAGTCCTTCTTGAAGTGATAGCGGGTATAATAGCGCCCGACTCTGGAAAAATATTCCTGAACGGGGAGGATATAACTGGTCTGCCTCCCGAGAAAAGGGGTTTGGCTTACATCCCACAGAACTACGCCCTCTTCCCGAACATGAGCGTCTTCGACAACATAGCCTTTGGTTTGAAAGTGCGGAAGGTTCCAAAAGCTGAAATTGAGTGGAAAGTAAAGGAGCTCTCAGAAGTCCTCGGCATCTCCCACCTTCTTGGCAGAAAACCAAAGACCCTGAGCGGCGGTGAACAACAGCGGGTTGCGATAGCGAGGGCCCTGGCAGTTGAGCCGGAACTTCTACTCCTCGACGAACCCTTTGCCAACCTCGACGTACAGACGAGAGGAAGACTCATTAACGAGATGAAGAGGTGGAAGAAGGAGCTTGGCTTTACGGCCCTCCACGTCACGCACTCCTTTGAGGAGGCCGTGGGCCTGGGCGATAGGGTTGGGGTCATGCTCAATGGAAGGCTTGTCCAGGTTGGTGCAGTCAGGGAAGTGTTTTCGCGGCCCGTGAGCGAAGAGGTCGCCAGGTTCCTGGGTTTCGAAAATATCATTGAAGGGCTCGCGGAGGGCAGGATTCTCCGCGCAAATGGCCTCATGATAGAGCTCCCTGCTGAGGCTTCTGGAAAAATTAGGGTCGGGATACGGCCCGAGGACATCGTGCTGTCCGACGAGCCCTTGAGGAGCTCGATGAGGAACACCTTCAGGGCCGAGGTTGTTGGCCTTGAGGAGCTCGGCCTTCTCGTCCGCGTAAGGCTAAAGGCCGGTGGAGTGGAGCTTTCCGCATTCGTTACCCGCTCTTCGGTGCTGGAGCTGGGACTTGATGCTGGAAAAAATGTGTGGGTGGGCTTCAAGGCGAGCGCCGTCCACGTCTTTTGA